From one Perca fluviatilis chromosome 10, GENO_Pfluv_1.0, whole genome shotgun sequence genomic stretch:
- the slc26a2 gene encoding sulfate transporter produces the protein MNHGDDCCTTAEDGAQSDQQQPLILERVEEETAKSWQSVVSQCLNKHCLCTPKKAKSKLLGFVPILKWLPRYQLREWLLGDAMSGLIVGILLVPQSIAYSLLASQDPIYGLYTSFFSSIIYALLGTSRHISVGIFGVLCLLVGQVVDRELALAGYLTESAILNSNNSTVLLAGQGNGNVGVGCDRSCYAITVGATVTFTAGVYQVLMGIFQVGFVSVYLSDSLLSGFATGASLTILTSQFKYLLGLKIPRPQGWFTLFKTWYSLLTNLSNTNICDLVTSMVCLLILIPTKELNNRFKAKLKAPIPFELFVVVIATVASHFGRFNSDYGSGVAGDIPTGFLPPQLPMWSLIPNIAVDAFSIAIVGFAITVSLSEMFAKKHGYTVDANQELYAIGFCNILPSFFRCFTTSAALTKTLVKESTGCQTQISGLVSALVLLLVLLVIAPLFYSLQKCVLAAIILVNLRGALRKFTDIPSMWRVNRVDTSIWLITMATSALVNTELGLLVGVLVSALCVLGRTQRAQVLELGRATTREHYEDLSSYRGLRTHPGVAVFRYEAPIYYANQSLFKKSLYRCVGLDPVKEKTRLMKFKRKNKQQGEVARVPNMKSGGTEGAGKEDGFEAGATVTSVLCNKSSRSLRSLVIDCSAILFLDTAGVNALKEVLKDYEELGIKVVLARCNISVLDALERGGYYPIKKGWDGGENKIMFFTIADAVHYVQSLSANGDYDSKC, from the exons ATGAATCATGGCGATGACTGCTGTACAACAGCAGAAGATGGAGCTCAGAGCGACCAGCAGCAGCCTCTCATTCTGGAAAGAGTGGAGGAAGAAACGGCCAAAAGCTGGCAATCCGTTGTGTCACAATGTCTGAACAAACACTGCTTGTGCACCCCAAAAAAAGCTAAATCCAAATTATTGGGCTTCGTCCCGATTCTGAAATGGCTGCCACGCTACCAGCTCAGGGAATGGCTGCTGGGCGATGCCATGTCAGGACTGATTGTCGGAATCCTGTTGGTCCCTCAGTCCATAGCCTACTCCTTGTTGGCCAGTCAGGATCCCATATATGGTCTTTATACTTCTTTCTTCTCATCCATCATATATGCCCTCTTAGGCACTTCTAGACACATCTCAGTGGGGATTTTTGGGGTGCTCTGCCTGCTTGTAGGTCAGGTTGTGGATAGAGAATTAGCTTTGGCAGGATACCTCACAGAAAGTGCCATCCTCAATAGTAACAATAGCACCGTCTTGCTGGCTGGCCAGGGGAATGGCAATGTTGGGGTGGGATGTGACAGAAGCTGCTATGCAATCACAGTGGGAGCTACAGTTACCTTCACTGCTGGAGTTTACCAG gTGCTAATGGGCATTTTCCAGGTAGGCTTTGTCTCAGTCTACCTGTCCGACTCCCTTCTCAGTGGCTTCGCTACAGGAGCCTCCCTGACCATTCTCACGTCCCAGTTCAAGTACCTTCTGGGCCTGAAGATCCCCAGGCCTCAGGGCTGGTTCACCCTTTTTAAGACCTGGTACAGCCTGCTCACCAACCTGAGCAACACCAACATTTGTGACCTGGTGACCAGTATGGTGTGTTTGCTGATACTGATACCTACCAAAGAGCTCAACAATCGATTCAAAGCCAAGCTGAAG GCTCCCATTCCCTTCGAGCTCTTTGTGGTGGTAATTGCGACAGTGGCTTCTCACTTTGGCCGCTTCAACAGCGACTACGGGTCGGGCGTGGCTGGTGACATCCCCACTGGCTTCCTCCCTCCCCAGCTGCCGATGTGGTCTCTGATCCCCAACATTGCCGTAGACGCCTTCTCCATTGCCATTGTGGGGTTCGCCATCACCGTCTCACTGTCTGAGATGTTTGCCAAGAAGCACGGCTACACAGTGGACGCCAACCAGGAGTTGTACGCCATTGGCTTCTGCAACATCCTTCCATCGTTCTTCCGCTGCTTCACCACCAGCGCCGCGCTGACTAAGACCCTCGTCAAGGAGTCAACAGGGTGCCAGACTCAGATATCTGGGCTGGTCAGCGCCCTTGTtctgctgctggtgctgctggtTATCGCACCGCTCTTCTATTCCCTTCAAAA ATGTGTGTTAGCCGCCATCATCCTGGTTAACCTTCGCGGAGCTTTACGAAAGTTTACCGACATTCCCAGCATGTGGCGCGTCAACCGCGTAGATACCTCCATCTGGCTGATCACGATGGCAACCTCAGCGCTGGTCAACACAGAGCTGGGTCTGCTCGTGGGGGTTTTGGTGTCAGCCCTGTGCGTCCTGGGCCGAACCCAGCGAGCCCAGGTACTGGAGCTTGGCCGGGCGACCACCAGGGAGCATTATGAGGACCTGTCGTCTTACCGCGGCCTTCGGACACATCCCGGAGTGGCTGTTTTTCGATACGAGGCTCCAATCTACTACGCCAACCAGAGCTTGTTCAAAAAATCTCTCTACAGGTGCGTCGGACTTGATCCTGTGAAGGAGAAAACTCGGCTTATGAAGTTcaagaggaaaaacaaacagcagggaGAGGTTGCACGAGTCCCAAATATGAAATCAGGGGGTACGGAGGGTGCAGGAAAAGAGGATGGGTTTGAAGCTGGTGCGACTGTAACCTCAGTACTCTGCAATAAATCTTCCCGTAGCTTACGCAGCTTGGTGATCGACTGCAGCGCCATCTTGTTTCTAGATACTGCTGGAGTGAATGCTCTGAAAGAGGTCCTCAAAGATTATGAAGAACTTGGGATCAAGGTTGTCCTGGCCCGGTGTAATATCTCAGTACTGGATGCACTGGAAAGAGGGGGATACTACCCAATCAAAAAAGGATGGGATGGAGGAGAAAACAAAATCATGTTCTTCACCATCGCAGACGCCGTCCACTACGTCCAAAGCCTCTCAGCTAACGGAGATTATGACAGCAAATGCTGA